In the genome of Solibacillus silvestris, one region contains:
- a CDS encoding multidrug MFS transporter — translation MKDYKITLGLLLLNLFIAFLGIGLVIPVLPTLMNELQISGTVVGYLTAAFAIAQLIVSPLAGKAVDKYGRKIMIVIGLFIFGISEFLFGLGKTIEVLFISRVLGGISAAFIMPAVTAFIADITTMETRPKALGYMSAAISTGFIIGPGIGGFLADFGTRVPFYFAGALGTTAAILSIILLREPERNMGNAENAPVQTSGFKRILEPMYLIAFILIFVASFGLAAFESFFSLFVDHKFSFTPTDIAIVITGGAIVGAIAQVALFDRLAQKWGEIKLIRYSLILSGVLVFLMTVVSSYFAILLVTCIVFVGFDLFRPAVTSYLSKIAGNEQGFVGGMNSMFTSLANIFGPILGGMLFDIDINYPYYFATVVIFFGILLTLIWKKPASYM, via the coding sequence ATGAAAGACTATAAAATAACATTAGGGTTACTCTTATTAAACCTGTTCATCGCCTTTCTAGGAATCGGTTTAGTCATCCCGGTACTTCCTACTCTAATGAATGAACTGCAAATAAGCGGCACCGTTGTCGGCTATTTAACAGCAGCATTCGCAATTGCACAACTGATTGTTTCACCACTCGCTGGTAAAGCAGTTGATAAATATGGACGTAAAATTATGATCGTCATCGGATTATTTATTTTCGGTATTTCAGAATTTCTGTTCGGTTTAGGGAAAACGATAGAAGTTCTTTTTATCTCCCGTGTTTTAGGCGGAATCAGTGCGGCGTTTATCATGCCAGCTGTAACAGCGTTTATCGCGGATATTACAACAATGGAAACGCGTCCAAAAGCGCTTGGCTACATGAGTGCGGCAATTAGTACCGGTTTCATTATCGGGCCGGGCATCGGCGGATTTTTAGCTGATTTCGGTACACGTGTGCCGTTCTACTTTGCAGGGGCGCTCGGTACAACGGCAGCAATCTTATCGATTATTTTACTGCGTGAACCAGAACGCAATATGGGAAATGCAGAAAATGCACCGGTACAAACATCCGGATTTAAACGCATTTTAGAACCAATGTACTTGATCGCCTTTATTTTAATTTTTGTCGCATCATTTGGACTCGCAGCATTCGAATCGTTCTTTAGCCTGTTTGTCGATCATAAATTCAGTTTCACTCCAACAGATATCGCAATCGTTATTACAGGTGGAGCAATTGTCGGAGCGATTGCACAAGTGGCGCTGTTTGACCGGCTTGCCCAAAAATGGGGAGAAATCAAGCTTATTCGCTACAGCTTAATATTATCTGGCGTTCTAGTATTTTTAATGACCGTTGTCAGTTCATATTTTGCTATTTTACTCGTAACATGTATCGTATTTGTCGGCTTTGACTTATTCCGTCCTGCCGTTACGAGCTATTTATCTAAAATTGCCGGCAATGAGCAAGGTTTCGTCGGTGGGATGAACTCGATGTTTACAAGCTTGGCGAATATTTTCGGGCCGATTTTAGGCGGGATGTTATTCGATATAGATATTAACTATCCATATTACTTTGCAACGGTTGTCATCTTCTTCGGTATTCTGTTAACATTAATTTGGAAGAAACCTGCATCGTATATGTAA
- a CDS encoding MFS transporter codes for MKKNRWLIAASAIAIHLSIGGAYAYSVYKNPIAEELGWDASQITIAFTIMMGLAGFAAALFGSTVEKLGPKRAAMVAAVLFGLGQGGAGIAIAMDSVVLYWLTYGLLSGLGMGIGYIAPVSTLVKWFPNRRGLATGMAVLGFGSGALITAPVAVNLMESFGISNTYFILGISYFVLMMIGALYIAPPKPGEVEEAVASGKAKTTEIAQMSAREAVRTKQFWMLWAMHLINVTSGLMLISVASPMAQEIAGLSVAAAAAMVGLMGLFNGGGRLLWAAGSDYIGRSNVFVIFFTIQLIAFITLPFTTNAILLQLFIFLVVSCYGGGFSNLPAFASDLFGTKQLGVIHGYLLTTWSLGGIFGPLIASTVYEAANSYVPLFYLFSFLIAISLGISLLMRSNVNKMKKQRAKEEASTKHKGKQGEPVHS; via the coding sequence TTGAAAAAGAATCGTTGGTTAATTGCTGCATCAGCAATCGCTATTCACCTTTCAATCGGTGGAGCTTATGCATATAGCGTGTATAAAAATCCAATTGCTGAAGAGCTTGGGTGGGATGCATCGCAAATTACAATCGCGTTTACAATTATGATGGGGTTAGCAGGTTTTGCTGCCGCACTATTTGGTAGTACAGTAGAAAAATTAGGTCCGAAAAGAGCAGCGATGGTTGCAGCGGTACTATTCGGTTTAGGTCAAGGTGGCGCAGGGATTGCAATCGCTATGGATTCGGTTGTTTTATATTGGTTGACTTACGGACTGTTAAGTGGTCTAGGGATGGGTATTGGTTATATCGCTCCAGTATCTACACTTGTTAAATGGTTCCCGAATCGTCGCGGTCTGGCGACAGGTATGGCAGTATTAGGATTCGGGTCTGGTGCATTAATTACCGCGCCGGTAGCTGTAAACTTAATGGAGTCTTTCGGTATTTCAAACACTTACTTTATTTTAGGAATTAGCTATTTTGTATTAATGATGATTGGTGCACTTTATATTGCTCCGCCTAAACCGGGCGAAGTAGAAGAAGCCGTTGCATCAGGAAAAGCAAAAACAACTGAAATTGCACAAATGTCTGCTCGTGAAGCTGTTCGTACAAAGCAGTTCTGGATGCTTTGGGCAATGCATTTAATTAATGTTACATCTGGTTTAATGTTGATTTCTGTTGCTTCTCCAATGGCGCAGGAAATTGCAGGTTTATCTGTAGCTGCAGCTGCAGCAATGGTTGGATTAATGGGCTTATTTAATGGTGGTGGCCGCTTACTTTGGGCAGCTGGATCAGATTATATCGGACGTTCTAACGTATTCGTTATTTTCTTCACGATTCAATTAATTGCCTTTATTACACTACCATTCACTACTAACGCCATTCTATTACAATTGTTCATATTCTTAGTAGTTAGTTGTTATGGCGGTGGTTTCTCGAATTTACCAGCATTTGCAAGTGATTTATTCGGTACGAAACAACTTGGTGTTATCCACGGATATTTATTAACAACTTGGTCACTTGGTGGGATTTTCGGTCCACTAATCGCATCAACTGTTTATGAAGCTGCAAATAGCTATGTACCATTGTTTTACTTATTCAGTTTCTTAATTGCAATTTCATTAGGAATTTCTTTATTAATGCGCTCGAATGTCAACAAAATGAAAAAACAACGCGCAAAAGAAGAAGCAAGTACAAAACACAAAGGGAAACAGGGAGAACCTGTTCATTCATAA
- a CDS encoding prepilin peptidase: MEIMYTIFAGIFGLVFGSFYNVVGLRVPKKESIVTPPSHCVHCNRRLSAIELVPVFSYLFLRGKCRTCGVKVSPIYAFTELVTGLLFAFATWQLGITWELAVALLFISLLVIINVSDIAYMLIPNKILLFFLPLLIVGRILSPLDPWWDSIIGAAIGFSILLLIAIISKGGMGGGDIKLFLLIGLVLGTFNTLLTLFLASVIGMIVGIIILKVRGKGRKTPVPFGPSIAIAAIIVYFYGDQLIDLYLNLL; this comes from the coding sequence GTTTTCGGTTCGTTCTACAATGTAGTCGGGTTACGGGTGCCGAAAAAAGAGTCGATTGTGACACCGCCATCTCACTGTGTCCATTGCAATCGACGTTTAAGCGCTATTGAACTCGTGCCTGTTTTTTCGTACCTATTTTTACGAGGGAAATGCCGGACTTGCGGTGTGAAAGTGTCGCCGATTTACGCATTTACGGAACTGGTAACAGGACTCTTATTTGCGTTTGCTACATGGCAGCTCGGCATCACATGGGAATTGGCAGTAGCGCTTCTTTTCATTTCACTATTGGTCATTATTAATGTTTCAGATATTGCATACATGCTTATTCCGAACAAAATCTTACTGTTTTTCCTGCCGCTATTAATTGTCGGAAGAATCCTTTCGCCGCTTGATCCATGGTGGGATAGTATAATTGGCGCTGCAATAGGATTTTCAATCTTATTATTAATCGCCATTATTTCTAAAGGCGGAATGGGCGGCGGGGATATTAAGCTGTTTTTACTGATCGGATTAGTTTTGGGAACGTTCAACACATTATTAACATTATTTTTAGCATCGGTAATCGGGATGATCGTCGGCATCATCATATTGAAGGTCCGTGGAAAAGGGCGTAAAACACCTGTACCGTTCGGACCGTCGATTGCTATTGCAGCGATTATTGTTTACTTTTACGGTGACCAGCTTATTGATCTGTATTTAAACTTACTATAA
- the rocD gene encoding ornithine--oxo-acid transaminase: MTTKSKSEQLISTTEKFGAHNYHPLPIVIEKAEGSWVTDPEGNRYLDMLSAYSALNQGHRHPKIIQALKDQADAVTLTSRAFHSATLGVWYEKVSKLTGKNMVLPMNTGAEAVETAIKTARRWGYEVKGIEANKAQIIGCNGNFHGRTMGAVSLSSEAEYKRGFGPMLEGFTLIPYGDIDALKEAITPNTAAFIVEPIQGEAGIIIPTEGFLKAAYELCKENNVLFIADEIQTGLSRTGKLFACEWEDVTPDVYILGKALGGGVYPISAVVANDDILGVFNPGSHGSTFGGNPLACAVSIAAIDVLIDEKLTERSLELGDYFKAQLQTIENPVIKEVRGRGLFIGVELHESARPYCEKLSERKLLCKETHDTVIRFAPPLIISKEDLDWALEQIKAVFSE, translated from the coding sequence ATGACAACTAAATCAAAATCAGAACAACTTATTTCAACTACGGAAAAATTCGGGGCGCACAATTACCACCCACTTCCGATCGTAATCGAAAAAGCAGAAGGTTCCTGGGTGACAGACCCTGAAGGCAACCGTTATTTAGATATGCTCTCGGCGTATTCTGCTTTAAATCAGGGTCATCGGCATCCCAAAATTATTCAGGCGTTAAAAGATCAGGCAGATGCGGTGACACTTACGTCACGTGCATTCCATAGTGCGACATTAGGTGTTTGGTATGAAAAGGTCAGTAAGCTAACAGGCAAAAATATGGTACTGCCGATGAATACAGGCGCTGAAGCTGTGGAGACTGCGATTAAAACGGCCCGTCGCTGGGGATATGAAGTAAAAGGCATTGAAGCAAACAAGGCGCAAATTATCGGCTGTAACGGCAATTTCCACGGTCGTACAATGGGTGCTGTGTCGCTATCCTCGGAAGCGGAGTATAAGCGCGGATTTGGCCCAATGCTGGAAGGCTTCACATTAATTCCTTACGGTGATATTGACGCATTAAAGGAAGCCATTACACCGAATACAGCGGCATTTATCGTAGAGCCGATTCAGGGAGAAGCAGGTATAATTATCCCGACAGAAGGCTTCTTAAAAGCAGCGTATGAACTATGTAAAGAAAATAATGTTCTGTTTATTGCAGATGAAATCCAAACAGGTTTATCACGAACAGGAAAACTGTTTGCCTGTGAATGGGAAGATGTTACACCGGACGTCTACATTTTAGGTAAAGCACTTGGAGGCGGAGTTTATCCGATTTCAGCAGTTGTCGCGAATGATGATATTCTTGGCGTGTTCAATCCAGGGTCACATGGCTCGACTTTCGGCGGTAACCCGCTGGCGTGTGCCGTATCGATCGCAGCGATTGATGTATTAATAGATGAAAAGCTGACAGAGCGTTCATTGGAGCTTGGCGACTACTTTAAAGCACAGCTTCAGACAATTGAGAACCCGGTGATTAAAGAAGTGCGCGGGCGCGGTCTTTTCATAGGCGTTGAGCTTCACGAATCAGCTCGCCCTTACTGTGAAAAATTGTCTGAACGCAAATTGCTTTGCAAGGAAACACATGACACAGTAATCCGATTTGCCCCACCGCTGATCATTTCAAAAGAAGATCTGGATTGGGCACTCGAGCAGATTAAAGCGGTTTTTAGTGAATAG
- a CDS encoding MFS transporter: MNRQHFSIILGGILFLAVAMGISRFAFTPILPFMRVDENLSFTQGGWLASSNYIGYFIGALGAGFVNRSKKNFLLLNVFINVFSILLMGLIESYLIWILLRFIAGLTSGFIFVLTSSIVMDYLAANLLTRWSGYLFSGVGFGIALSGLFVPFFEASFNWQGSWLGLGALSVLFLATTIFLWRHLNVKNHIKEPKTADNNIWRGFMPWLIIAYGLEGLGYIITGTFLVDIIYNIESLRAYAGYSWVLAGLAAIPSAPIWMKCMSRFSTVSMMSLAYSMQIIGILLPVLSQSAWSVLLSAMSFGFTFVGLVTMSTAYARQLFPKQSNYIVSILTTFYAIGQIIGPVIASRLETHFRTFKAPLLFAGGTVTLALALLLVGYFYSRKSPVHLAADIKY, encoded by the coding sequence ATGAACCGTCAACATTTCAGTATCATTTTAGGAGGTATTTTATTTTTAGCGGTTGCAATGGGGATTAGCCGCTTTGCCTTCACGCCGATTTTACCGTTCATGCGTGTTGATGAAAATTTATCTTTTACACAAGGCGGTTGGCTCGCTTCCAGCAATTATATCGGATACTTCATCGGAGCTTTAGGGGCAGGGTTTGTTAATAGGTCGAAAAAGAATTTTCTATTATTGAATGTATTCATTAATGTCTTTTCAATACTTTTGATGGGATTGATCGAGTCCTATTTAATATGGATACTTTTGCGCTTTATCGCCGGATTAACGAGCGGTTTTATATTTGTACTTACATCAAGTATTGTAATGGATTATTTAGCGGCAAATTTATTAACACGCTGGAGCGGCTACTTGTTTAGCGGGGTTGGATTTGGAATCGCATTATCAGGACTTTTCGTGCCATTCTTTGAAGCGAGCTTTAACTGGCAAGGATCCTGGCTTGGACTTGGCGCATTATCCGTCTTATTTTTGGCGACGACGATATTTTTATGGCGGCATTTAAATGTCAAGAATCACATAAAGGAACCAAAGACAGCGGACAACAACATTTGGCGCGGGTTTATGCCATGGTTGATCATTGCATATGGATTGGAAGGACTCGGCTATATTATTACAGGCACTTTTTTAGTAGACATCATTTATAATATCGAATCATTACGAGCCTATGCCGGATATAGTTGGGTACTAGCCGGTTTAGCAGCCATTCCATCTGCACCGATTTGGATGAAATGCATGTCCCGTTTTTCAACAGTTTCCATGATGAGTCTTGCCTATTCAATGCAAATTATCGGCATTTTGCTTCCGGTTCTATCGCAATCGGCATGGAGCGTACTATTGTCGGCGATGTCATTTGGTTTTACGTTTGTGGGACTCGTAACGATGTCGACCGCTTATGCTAGGCAGCTGTTTCCAAAGCAAAGCAACTATATCGTATCAATACTGACTACGTTTTATGCGATTGGACAAATTATCGGACCGGTTATTGCGTCCCGTCTGGAAACTCACTTCCGCACGTTTAAAGCCCCCCTGCTGTTTGCAGGAGGTACCGTTACACTCGCGCTTGCACTGTTACTCGTCGGGTATTTCTACAGCAGGAAAAGCCCTGTTCATTTAGCTGCGGATATAAAATATTGA
- a CDS encoding class II fumarate hydratase translates to MEFRIEKDTLGEIRVPADKIWGAQTQRSKENFQIGTERMPIEIIRAMTILKKAAAIANNKLGKLSDTKKNVIVEAADEILAGKWDEHFPLVVWQTGSGTQTNMNVNETIAHLANEKLAAAGSDEKVHPNDDVNKSQSSNDTFPTALHIAAVEIVENYLMPRLKLLQATLKEKALAFNDIIKIGRTHLQDATPLTLGQEIGGWHHMLLKCEKMIMVNTQFMKELAIGGTAVGTGINAHPEFGARTAAEISKLTGIEFTSAENKFHALTSHDEVVTAHGALKALAADLMKIANDVRWLASGPRSGIGEITIPENEPGSSIMPGKVNPTQSEAMTMVVTQVVGNDATIAFAASQGNFELNVFKPVIIYNFLQSARLLADSMKSFNDNCAVGIEPNMEVLDANLKNSLMLVTALNPYIGYENAAKIAKTAHKEGTTLKEAAIASGLLTEDEFDRYVDPKTMIYPNAE, encoded by the coding sequence TTGGAATTCCGTATTGAAAAAGACACTTTAGGTGAAATTCGTGTACCAGCAGACAAAATTTGGGGTGCACAAACCCAGCGAAGCAAGGAAAATTTCCAAATTGGGACAGAAAGAATGCCGATTGAAATTATTCGTGCCATGACCATTTTGAAAAAAGCAGCGGCAATCGCCAATAATAAGTTAGGCAAACTGTCCGATACGAAAAAAAATGTGATTGTGGAAGCAGCAGATGAAATTCTTGCGGGTAAATGGGATGAGCACTTCCCTCTTGTCGTCTGGCAAACAGGCAGTGGTACACAGACAAATATGAATGTGAACGAGACAATTGCCCACTTAGCCAATGAAAAGCTGGCGGCGGCCGGATCGGATGAAAAGGTACACCCGAATGATGATGTCAACAAGTCACAAAGCTCGAATGATACATTCCCTACTGCGCTACATATTGCTGCAGTTGAAATCGTAGAAAACTATCTAATGCCGCGCTTAAAGCTGTTACAGGCGACATTAAAAGAAAAAGCGCTGGCATTCAACGATATTATTAAAATTGGCCGTACGCATTTACAAGATGCAACACCGCTTACACTTGGACAGGAAATTGGCGGCTGGCATCATATGCTGTTAAAATGCGAAAAAATGATTATGGTGAACACACAGTTCATGAAGGAGCTTGCGATTGGCGGTACTGCTGTTGGTACAGGCATTAATGCCCATCCGGAATTCGGTGCCCGCACAGCTGCAGAAATCAGTAAACTAACAGGCATTGAATTTACATCTGCGGAAAATAAATTCCATGCACTGACAAGTCATGATGAAGTTGTGACAGCACATGGTGCATTGAAGGCATTGGCTGCAGATTTAATGAAAATCGCCAATGATGTGCGCTGGCTGGCAAGTGGTCCACGCTCAGGTATCGGTGAGATTACGATTCCTGAAAACGAACCAGGCTCATCTATTATGCCGGGGAAAGTCAACCCGACACAAAGTGAAGCGATGACAATGGTTGTGACACAGGTTGTCGGTAATGACGCAACAATCGCATTCGCAGCATCACAGGGTAATTTCGAACTGAACGTATTTAAACCGGTGATCATCTACAACTTCCTGCAATCAGCGCGACTACTTGCCGATTCGATGAAATCATTCAACGACAATTGCGCAGTCGGGATCGAGCCGAATATGGAAGTATTGGATGCTAACCTGAAAAATTCGCTGATGCTTGTTACTGCGTTAAACCCGTATATCGGTTATGAAAATGCGGCGAAAATCGCGAAAACAGCGCATAAAGAAGGCACAACTTTAAAAGAAGCTGCTATTGCGTCGGGTCTTTTAACAGAAGATGAATTTGATCGTTATGTTGATCCAAAAACGATGATTTATCCAAACGCCGAATAA